A portion of the Mycoplasma sp. (ex Biomphalaria glabrata) genome contains these proteins:
- the leuS gene encoding leucine--tRNA ligase gives MENKETNQFAYDHLAIERKWQKYWEQKKIFKTNIKSLKPKQYILDMFPYPSGSGLHVGHPKGYTATDVVARFKRFQGFEVLHPIGWDAFGLPAEQYALKTGNDPSTFTLENIDNFRKQLKSLGFSFDYDLEVNTTDENYYKWTQWIFLQLYKHNLAKIETIDVNYCPELGTVLANEEILTINGKMVSERGEFPVYKKPMRQWVLKITQYADKLLELDDLDWPNGIKELQKKWIGKSYGHTIKFETNKDVFVNVFTTRLDTLAGVSYIVLAPEHIDVLRLTTSDNLQQVKRYIDEAKLKNDFERQNNIENITGCFLGSYAINPLNNQQIPIYIADYVLNHYGTGVVMAVPAHDKRDHKFAKKFNLPITYVIECSKEDCYEGDGKHINSGCANGLLIENAKTAFMNELNIKNVVTQSINYKLKDWIFSRQRYWGEPFPIIFDEEGKSYPIDEKELPILLPKVKKIEIGHEGQSPLSKITNWIKFEKDGKMYTRDSNTMPQWAGSCWYYIAYILKKDDEYIPINSNEAKELLDKWLPVDLYVGGQEHAVLHLLYARFWHRFLFDIGITSKKEPFQKLFNQGIILGENGEKMSKSKGNVINPDDLVHQYGADAFRLYEMFMGPLDATLPWSNDNLMAMRKWIDRMYLAIKNCQIQDNDDLNYEFNLMVKKVTDNLGLLKFNVSISEFMIFVTQLINKKVISKKHLKSFLVMLNTFIPHISSEIWSNYFEENINEQIWPLVNESDLIKSEITLPIQIDGKTKFFLQVPNNASEKEILGLLKGNPEFTNKYDTNNIQRIIYVKNKIINLIIGK, from the coding sequence ATGGAAAATAAAGAAACAAATCAATTTGCTTATGATCATTTAGCAATCGAAAGAAAATGACAAAAATATTGAGAACAAAAGAAAATTTTTAAAACAAACATTAAGTCCTTAAAACCGAAGCAATATATATTAGATATGTTTCCGTATCCGAGTGGTAGTGGTTTACATGTTGGTCATCCAAAGGGTTATACTGCAACAGATGTAGTTGCGAGATTTAAACGTTTTCAAGGATTTGAAGTACTTCATCCAATTGGTTGAGATGCTTTTGGTTTGCCAGCTGAACAATATGCATTAAAAACAGGGAATGATCCAAGTACTTTTACTTTGGAAAATATAGATAATTTTCGAAAACAACTAAAATCATTAGGTTTCAGTTTTGATTATGACCTAGAAGTAAACACAACAGATGAAAATTACTACAAATGAACACAGTGAATTTTCCTTCAACTATACAAGCACAATTTGGCAAAAATTGAAACAATTGATGTAAATTATTGTCCTGAATTAGGAACAGTATTGGCTAACGAAGAAATTTTAACTATTAACGGCAAAATGGTTAGTGAACGTGGAGAATTTCCTGTTTATAAAAAACCTATGCGACAATGGGTTTTAAAAATCACGCAATATGCAGATAAATTACTTGAATTGGATGATTTGGATTGACCAAACGGGATTAAAGAATTACAAAAAAAATGAATAGGTAAAAGTTACGGCCACACTATTAAATTTGAAACTAATAAAGATGTTTTTGTAAATGTATTTACAACTAGATTGGATACATTAGCAGGTGTTTCATATATAGTATTAGCTCCAGAACATATTGATGTATTGCGATTAACTACAAGTGATAATTTGCAACAAGTGAAACGATATATTGATGAAGCAAAATTAAAAAATGATTTTGAGAGACAAAATAATATTGAAAACATTACGGGATGTTTCCTAGGTTCGTACGCAATTAATCCTTTAAATAATCAACAAATACCAATTTATATTGCAGATTATGTCTTAAATCATTATGGTACTGGAGTAGTTATGGCTGTACCAGCTCATGATAAACGTGATCATAAATTTGCTAAAAAATTTAATTTGCCAATTACCTATGTTATTGAATGTTCAAAAGAAGATTGTTATGAAGGTGATGGTAAACATATTAATAGCGGATGTGCTAATGGATTATTAATTGAAAACGCTAAAACAGCATTTATGAATGAACTGAATATAAAAAACGTTGTTACACAATCAATTAATTATAAATTGAAGGATTGAATTTTTTCTCGCCAACGTTATTGAGGAGAACCTTTCCCAATAATTTTTGATGAGGAAGGGAAAAGTTACCCTATCGATGAAAAAGAATTACCAATTTTACTTCCAAAAGTTAAAAAAATTGAGATTGGTCACGAAGGACAAAGCCCTCTTTCAAAAATAACTAATTGAATTAAATTTGAAAAAGATGGGAAAATGTATACACGTGATAGTAATACCATGCCTCAATGAGCTGGAAGTTGTTGATACTATATTGCCTATATTCTAAAAAAAGATGATGAATACATTCCAATTAATTCAAATGAAGCTAAAGAATTATTAGATAAATGATTACCAGTTGATTTGTATGTTGGTGGCCAAGAACATGCTGTTTTACATCTATTGTATGCAAGATTTTGACATCGTTTTTTATTTGATATTGGTATCACTTCGAAAAAAGAACCTTTTCAAAAATTATTTAATCAAGGTATTATTTTGGGAGAAAATGGCGAAAAAATGTCAAAATCAAAGGGAAACGTTATCAATCCTGATGATTTAGTTCATCAATATGGGGCAGATGCATTTAGACTTTACGAAATGTTTATGGGACCATTAGACGCAACACTACCATGAAGTAATGATAATTTAATGGCAATGCGTAAGTGAATCGATCGTATGTATTTAGCGATTAAAAACTGTCAAATCCAAGATAATGATGATTTAAATTACGAATTCAATTTGATGGTAAAAAAAGTAACAGATAATTTAGGATTATTAAAATTTAATGTTTCAATTAGTGAATTTATGATTTTTGTAACTCAATTAATAAATAAAAAAGTTATTTCAAAAAAACATTTAAAATCATTTCTTGTTATGTTAAATACATTTATTCCGCACATAAGTTCCGAAATATGATCAAACTACTTTGAAGAAAACATTAATGAGCAAATATGACCATTAGTTAATGAAAGTGATTTAATCAAATCAGAAATTACATTACCAATTCAAATTGACGGAAAAACAAAATTTTTCCTACAAGTTCCAAATAATGCTAGTGAAAAAGAGATTTTAGGTTTGTTAAAAGGAAATCCTGAATTTACTAATAAATATGACACAAACAACATTCAACGCATTATTTATGTAAAAAATAAAATTATTAACTTAATCATAGGTAAATAA
- a CDS encoding Sapep family Mn(2+)-dependent dipeptidase, with product MINFKEEIDKRRESILEDLKLIIQTKTVYDEFTISPETPFGRYVAKGFKRLHQLADRDGFIFKDDAGYACHIEYGNGEDLYAALAHIDTVPFDENHWTYHPTSATVIDNEMWGRGTQDDKGPLIACYHALKIIKELKLPIKNKFRLIVGGDEERFSNCIKHYMETHPQPKLAFTPDGNFPVTSAEKYIRVFNLTGKIENNDIIIMMKAGFATNIVPDICEVIVKDINYKMEKYFVEFLTKNNLRGKVEKLQDGVLHLFLKGKSSHACEPEKGVNAIGRMCEFLADFTENEVVQFINFYFNDDIHGHNLGVHYFDSFEGNTTLTLSQLNYENSKFQMAIDTRTPNKEIKEKLPKTLERKLAENFTNSVQVSLIKEGKGLFFDPKSEEVNFFLNIYKNITKDYDAKPLATGGGTYAKNVDNCMCFGAIFEGDPDRAHQIDEKINLDSYFLAIEIYCHTIYKMLNN from the coding sequence ATGATTAACTTTAAAGAGGAAATTGATAAAAGAAGAGAAAGTATTTTAGAAGACTTGAAATTAATTATCCAAACAAAAACAGTTTACGATGAATTTACAATATCTCCAGAAACCCCTTTCGGAAGATATGTTGCAAAAGGTTTTAAACGTTTACATCAATTAGCTGATCGTGATGGATTTATTTTTAAGGATGACGCAGGATATGCTTGTCATATCGAATATGGAAATGGAGAAGACCTATATGCAGCATTAGCTCATATAGATACAGTTCCTTTTGATGAAAATCATTGAACTTATCATCCGACTTCAGCTACGGTAATTGATAATGAAATGTGAGGACGCGGAACGCAGGATGATAAAGGACCATTAATTGCTTGTTATCATGCATTAAAAATTATCAAGGAATTAAAGTTGCCAATTAAAAATAAGTTTCGTTTAATTGTTGGTGGTGATGAAGAAAGATTTTCAAATTGTATCAAACATTATATGGAAACCCACCCTCAACCTAAGCTAGCCTTTACCCCTGACGGAAATTTCCCAGTTACCTCAGCAGAAAAATATATTCGTGTTTTTAATTTAACAGGAAAAATCGAAAATAATGACATCATCATTATGATGAAAGCAGGATTTGCAACAAATATTGTTCCTGACATTTGTGAAGTTATTGTAAAAGACATTAATTACAAAATGGAAAAATATTTTGTAGAATTTTTAACAAAAAATAATTTACGCGGAAAAGTTGAAAAGCTACAAGATGGCGTATTGCATTTGTTTTTAAAAGGAAAATCTTCTCATGCTTGCGAGCCGGAAAAAGGTGTTAACGCTATCGGAAGGATGTGTGAATTTTTAGCTGATTTTACAGAAAATGAAGTAGTTCAATTTATTAATTTTTATTTTAATGATGATATTCATGGTCACAATTTAGGAGTGCATTATTTTGATAGTTTTGAAGGGAATACAACATTAACACTGAGTCAATTAAATTATGAAAATTCAAAATTTCAAATGGCAATTGACACAAGAACTCCAAATAAAGAAATTAAAGAAAAATTACCAAAAACATTAGAACGCAAATTGGCAGAAAATTTTACAAATTCAGTTCAAGTTAGCTTAATTAAAGAAGGGAAAGGATTATTTTTTGATCCAAAATCTGAAGAAGTAAATTTTTTCCTAAATATCTATAAAAACATTACTAAAGATTATGATGCAAAACCTTTAGCAACAGGCGGAGGAACATATGCAAAAAATGTAGATAATTGTATGTGTTTTGGAGCAATTTTTGAAGGTGACCCAGATCGTGCTCATCAAATTGATGAAAAAATCAATTTAGATAGCTATTTTTTAGCAATTGAAATTTATTGTCATACTATTTATAAAATGCTTAATAATTAA